The following coding sequences are from one Pigmentibacter sp. JX0631 window:
- the obgE gene encoding GTPase ObgE, which translates to MKFIDTAEIKVKAGDGGLGMSHFRREKYVPAGGPDGGNGGNGGDVYLEATEGLSTLLDFRYQRYYEAETGGKGGTNNRQGKTGETLTLKVPCGTVAYDIESGELIGEVLYEGHRLLVAKGGKGGIGNTLFVNSRNQAPTKTIPPVIGENRNIRLELKMIADVGIIGSPNAGKSTLITVISAARPKVADYPFTTLVPTLGVVSHKEANPFVVADVPGLIPGASQGKGLGHDFLRHIERTCVLIHLIDGSQETAEAMISDYDGILEELALYDGALLQRPRITVISKVDSLAGEEMEENTNSDALNGFKNYLKLKKTPFFEISSAFRIGINELLDKLIEVLSDLKNMGENSK; encoded by the coding sequence ATGAAGTTTATTGATACCGCTGAGATAAAAGTGAAAGCTGGTGATGGCGGACTTGGTATGTCGCATTTTCGTAGAGAAAAGTATGTTCCAGCTGGAGGGCCAGATGGTGGAAATGGTGGGAACGGAGGCGATGTTTACCTTGAGGCAACTGAAGGACTGTCTACTCTCCTAGATTTCCGTTATCAGCGTTACTATGAAGCAGAAACTGGTGGAAAAGGTGGAACGAACAATAGACAAGGTAAGACTGGCGAGACATTAACTCTTAAAGTTCCTTGTGGAACAGTCGCATATGATATTGAATCTGGTGAATTAATTGGTGAAGTTCTATATGAAGGGCATAGATTGCTCGTTGCGAAAGGCGGCAAGGGAGGAATAGGAAATACCTTGTTTGTTAACTCTCGAAACCAAGCACCAACAAAAACGATACCTCCTGTAATTGGAGAAAATCGAAATATTAGACTTGAACTTAAAATGATAGCTGATGTTGGTATTATTGGCAGTCCAAATGCTGGGAAAAGTACTTTAATTACAGTTATTTCTGCTGCAAGGCCAAAGGTTGCAGATTACCCTTTTACGACTTTAGTTCCTACTCTTGGTGTTGTCAGTCATAAAGAAGCAAACCCTTTTGTTGTTGCGGATGTTCCAGGACTTATTCCGGGAGCAAGTCAGGGAAAAGGATTAGGTCATGATTTTTTGCGCCATATTGAAAGAACTTGTGTACTTATCCACTTAATTGATGGTAGTCAGGAAACAGCGGAAGCAATGATTTCTGATTACGATGGTATTCTAGAAGAATTGGCTTTATACGATGGGGCTTTATTACAAAGACCTAGAATAACAGTTATTTCTAAAGTAGATTCCTTAGCTGGTGAAGAAATGGAAGAAAACACCAACTCAGATGCTTTAAACGGATTTAAAAATTATTTAAAATTAAAAAAGACACCTTTTTTTGAAATCAGTTCGGCTTTTAGAATTGGCATTAATGAACTGCTAGACAAACTGATAGAAGTATTGAGTGATCTTAAAAATATGGGAGAGAATAGCAAGTGA
- the rsfS gene encoding ribosome silencing factor, whose product MTEHKTSIKIGDRELSHEELAKLAVAVATEKKAVRPTILDLRNLGAFTELFTIVSAANSRQVYAIADAIKQFFKHNLGLPPISVDGLESSTWVLIDYGFLFIHVFQEPTREMYQLEQLWNKAHSINVNEEEIQTLYQDIVKISQEIKSATELEQSSSNSL is encoded by the coding sequence GTGACAGAGCATAAAACATCAATAAAAATCGGGGACAGAGAACTCTCCCATGAAGAATTAGCAAAGCTAGCTGTAGCAGTTGCAACCGAAAAAAAGGCTGTGCGTCCGACTATCCTTGACTTAAGAAATTTAGGTGCATTTACTGAATTATTTACAATAGTAAGTGCTGCAAACTCTAGACAAGTCTATGCCATAGCTGATGCTATTAAGCAGTTTTTTAAACATAATCTAGGCTTACCACCAATTTCTGTAGATGGTCTTGAGTCTTCTACCTGGGTATTAATCGATTATGGATTTTTGTTTATCCATGTCTTTCAAGAACCGACTAGAGAAATGTATCAACTTGAGCAATTATGGAATAAAGCGCATTCCATTAATGTTAATGAAGAGGAAATTCAAACTCTTTATCAAGATATTGTAAAAATATCTCAAGAAATAAAATCAGCTACTGAATTAGAGCAAAGTTCAAGCAATTCATTGTAA
- a CDS encoding 23S rRNA (pseudouridine(1915)-N(3))-methyltransferase RlmH, with protein MPRDSLLYKFVEEYQKRVAKFTPITIIQPQTILSVEEISLFYQKEIKKLSVENPLCFALDENGKNYSSISFAKKLELFETRGEKMVIFCLGGAYGLPKELKNIGRLELFSLSALTFPHELALAVLFEQIYRAKCILSNHPYHHGEPSALIKEIKSK; from the coding sequence ATGCCACGTGATTCTCTTTTATATAAATTTGTAGAAGAGTATCAAAAGAGAGTGGCAAAATTTACGCCTATCACCATTATTCAACCACAAACAATCCTTTCTGTGGAAGAAATCTCTTTGTTTTATCAAAAAGAAATTAAAAAATTATCCGTGGAAAATCCTTTGTGCTTTGCATTAGATGAAAATGGGAAAAATTATTCAAGTATTTCTTTTGCAAAAAAACTTGAACTTTTTGAAACAAGGGGGGAAAAAATGGTCATTTTTTGTTTAGGAGGAGCATATGGACTTCCTAAAGAATTAAAAAATATAGGCAGGTTAGAATTATTTTCTTTGTCAGCGTTAACTTTTCCGCATGAACTTGCTTTGGCTGTTTTATTTGAACAAATCTATAGAGCAAAATGTATTTTATCAAATCATCCCTATCATCATGGCGAACCTTCTGCTTTAATTAAAGAAATTAAAAGTAAATAA
- a CDS encoding septal ring lytic transglycosylase RlpA family protein: MGIFKNLGKFVLIFFVFVGCTTSKKNNKGQNEKILSNYSFYQSGIASFYHYNFSGRKTANGEIFDPKKLTAASKTLPFKSTVLVRDVKTGKSVLVVINDRGPNKNSRVIDLSEAAAQKLGITKRGIAKVDIFLVSN, from the coding sequence ATGGGAATTTTTAAAAATTTAGGAAAATTTGTTTTAATATTCTTTGTATTTGTTGGTTGTACAACATCTAAAAAGAATAATAAGGGACAAAATGAGAAAATTTTAAGTAATTATTCATTTTATCAAAGTGGAATAGCTTCTTTTTATCACTATAATTTTTCTGGAAGAAAGACAGCAAATGGTGAAATTTTTGATCCTAAAAAACTAACAGCGGCAAGTAAAACTCTTCCTTTTAAATCCACTGTTTTGGTAAGAGATGTTAAAACTGGTAAAAGCGTTCTTGTTGTAATAAATGATCGAGGACCAAATAAAAACAGCAGGGTGATTGATTTAAGTGAAGCCGCTGCACAAAAGTTAGGGATTACTAAAAGAGGAATTGCTAAGGTAGATATATTTTTAGTTAGCAATTAA
- the lptB gene encoding LPS export ABC transporter ATP-binding protein: MSLNQLVSSNLIRKFGTRTVVDDVSFYVNSGEVVGLLGPNGAGKTTSFYMTVGLLKPSAGVVTIDGNIITELPIHKRAKMGIGYLPQNSSVFRKLSVEDNLKAIMEVWGIPRNKRKSLLEKLIDQFGIGHIRKSLGISLSGGERRRLEIARTLVISPRFLLLDEPFAGIDPVTVAEIQELIKKLVLEENLGVLITDHNVRETLSLCSRAYILAGGKILAEGLPDDVASNEKVKQVYLGENFTF; this comes from the coding sequence ATGAGCCTCAATCAATTAGTATCATCTAATTTAATTCGTAAATTTGGTACTCGCACTGTTGTAGATGATGTTTCTTTTTATGTAAATAGTGGCGAAGTCGTAGGTTTATTGGGACCGAATGGAGCTGGCAAAACGACTAGTTTTTATATGACAGTTGGTTTATTAAAGCCTAGCGCAGGTGTTGTTACTATTGACGGAAATATTATTACTGAATTGCCTATTCATAAAAGAGCTAAAATGGGGATAGGCTATCTACCACAGAATTCAAGTGTCTTTAGAAAATTAAGTGTGGAAGATAATTTAAAAGCTATCATGGAAGTCTGGGGTATTCCTAGGAATAAAAGAAAAAGTCTTTTAGAAAAACTAATTGATCAATTTGGAATTGGTCATATTAGAAAAAGTTTAGGAATTAGTTTATCAGGTGGTGAACGGAGACGTTTAGAAATAGCAAGAACTTTAGTAATATCTCCACGTTTTTTACTTCTTGATGAACCTTTTGCTGGTATTGACCCTGTAACTGTAGCTGAAATCCAGGAATTAATAAAAAAACTAGTTCTAGAAGAAAATTTGGGAGTTCTTATAACTGATCACAATGTTAGAGAGACTTTATCCTTGTGTAGTAGAGCATACATTTTGGCTGGAGGTAAAATACTTGCTGAAGGTTTACCTGATGATGTTGCATCTAATGAAAAAGTGAAACAAGTATATTTAGGTGAGAATTTTACCTTTTAA
- a CDS encoding LptA/OstA family protein — MNFFRKYKIYLKLATCLFQFNSYADFNNELPTNLNLQENKETHSNTHNPSNTVRKKYENDKKEKINTEKGTKLPSENSDLAKHNVNAPVYFKGNSAEGSRKTGILNLLGNVEIIQDDTTLTSDKAQLFGSTGTTFGSGSRSIQKAIAIGNVHINKKSSLNSPEMKATANTIEFLVPQKIMILKGKAKVWKAQEYVNAEYIEMNLETGDIKLKEPHGTVDPKSSANLNKNNEKKSSSKVTK, encoded by the coding sequence ATGAACTTTTTTCGTAAGTATAAAATATATCTAAAACTTGCTACCTGTTTATTCCAATTCAACTCATATGCAGACTTCAATAATGAACTTCCTACAAATCTTAATTTACAAGAAAATAAAGAAACTCATTCTAACACACATAATCCAAGTAATACAGTTAGAAAAAAATATGAAAATGATAAAAAAGAAAAAATAAATACTGAAAAAGGAACTAAACTTCCTTCTGAAAATTCTGATTTAGCGAAACATAATGTTAATGCACCTGTTTATTTTAAAGGAAACTCCGCTGAAGGCTCAAGAAAAACTGGTATTTTAAATTTATTAGGGAATGTTGAAATCATTCAGGATGACACAACATTAACTTCTGATAAGGCACAATTATTTGGCTCAACAGGTACCACCTTTGGTTCAGGCAGTCGTTCCATTCAAAAAGCTATTGCAATTGGAAACGTTCATATTAACAAAAAAAGTTCATTAAACTCTCCCGAAATGAAAGCTACGGCAAATACTATCGAATTTTTGGTTCCACAAAAAATAATGATTTTAAAAGGGAAAGCGAAAGTATGGAAAGCTCAAGAATATGTAAATGCTGAGTATATTGAAATGAATTTAGAAACGGGCGATATTAAATTGAAAGAACCACATGGCACTGTTGATCCTAAATCAAGTGCAAATTTAAATAAAAATAATGAAAAAAAATCTAGTAGTAAGGTTACAAAATGA
- the lptC gene encoding LPS export ABC transporter periplasmic protein LptC yields the protein MLGRLYAVIFICAVIVALWYQRKFLESSAKELNTQLTFENSVLSTSTAMNFQNFSYENGRLKYSFSGNKITYFTDNHFEAEGNLVYEAFDTEEKKTITIKTDKAFGQIDANKQNDSQNDTLPIATNSRIKNATLPGDVFFDFDGNVGKANQVFIDMENEFISSKKPFTSNGPQGNLKGNGFKYSIPEEEFRINSNVNGDVKLKESKN from the coding sequence ATGTTAGGTCGCTTATATGCTGTTATATTTATATGTGCTGTCATTGTGGCCTTATGGTATCAAAGGAAATTTCTAGAAAGCTCTGCAAAAGAACTAAATACTCAACTCACTTTTGAAAATTCCGTTCTTTCAACTAGTACAGCAATGAATTTTCAAAACTTTTCTTACGAAAACGGACGCTTGAAGTATTCTTTTTCTGGAAATAAAATTACCTATTTTACTGACAATCACTTTGAGGCTGAAGGCAATTTAGTCTATGAGGCATTTGATACTGAAGAAAAAAAAACAATCACCATAAAAACTGATAAAGCTTTTGGTCAAATAGATGCCAATAAACAAAACGATTCGCAAAATGATACCTTACCAATAGCGACAAATAGTAGAATTAAAAATGCTACTTTACCAGGTGATGTTTTTTTTGATTTTGATGGTAATGTTGGTAAAGCAAATCAAGTTTTTATTGATATGGAAAATGAATTCATTTCATCAAAAAAGCCCTTTACATCTAATGGTCCGCAAGGAAATTTAAAAGGAAATGGCTTTAAATATTCCATTCCAGAAGAAGAGTTTAGAATTAATTCAAATGTTAATGGTGATGTGAAATTAAAAGAATCTAAGAATTGA
- a CDS encoding aminodeoxychorismate/anthranilate synthase component II — protein MILFIDHHDSFSNNLISWFQAKDLAMKVLSYSELSENIELNNIKALIFSPGPGHPQDYPLSLTLLKHLPKQVPFLGVCLGHQLLLHEQGGKIEQVHQTPVHGRQIKSKPIHSSRYFSPSDLAGIFVLYNSLGCKFKDPIFMQSMIALAVEDSFVLATEHIVYPRIGLQFHPESFASPGGNNVLLSFLRLIKC, from the coding sequence ATGATTCTTTTCATTGATCATCACGATTCTTTTAGCAATAACTTAATCAGTTGGTTTCAAGCTAAAGATTTAGCTATGAAAGTTTTATCTTATAGCGAACTATCTGAAAATATTGAATTAAATAACATAAAAGCGCTTATTTTTTCACCAGGCCCTGGACATCCTCAAGACTATCCCTTGTCCTTAACTTTATTAAAACATCTACCCAAACAAGTCCCATTTTTAGGTGTTTGTCTAGGACATCAACTATTACTGCATGAACAAGGTGGTAAAATTGAACAAGTACATCAAACACCAGTCCATGGAAGGCAAATCAAAAGCAAGCCCATTCATTCCTCAAGATATTTTAGTCCGAGTGATTTAGCAGGTATTTTTGTGTTATATAATTCCTTAGGTTGTAAATTTAAAGATCCCATTTTTATGCAAAGTATGATAGCACTTGCCGTCGAGGATAGTTTTGTATTAGCTACAGAACATATCGTTTATCCAAGAATTGGATTACAATTTCATCCAGAGAGTTTTGCTAGCCCTGGTGGGAATAATGTTTTACTTTCATTTTTAAGGCTCATCAAATGTTAG